One Acropora palmata chromosome 2, jaAcrPala1.3, whole genome shotgun sequence genomic window carries:
- the LOC141874739 gene encoding melanopsin-B-like, translated as MLESSNQSAEETILISKASYYAYGVVMFFILTVGFLGNVMTLLVLFQHEHRKKAMTPFMVNIALADIFIILFGYPVAMRANLRGKILESSHCSWGGFVNGAVGISSIFTLTEMSFVSYHGLRQVNRSSRLSPFQVVCSVAVAWLYGVLCMLPPFLGWNRFVVSASRISCCPDWSGKSISDAAYNLLLVFFGFVAPFTAMTVCYYKIYSLVHRAVVPGNLPQIQLRRRQSELKVAKVTAMNVIAFLLSWAPYCCVSLAAVFTKQFVLVDWEAEIPELLAKASVIYGPIIYSTMHSRFQATLFRILHCRRRVILAPQFITDATRNNCSARMAADRTQGTSHIDQRFLQLPLQAMKRRVTVSYGGTAICKRESSVFVSG; from the exons ATGCTGGAATCTTCCAACCAAAGCGCAGAAGAAACAATTCTCATCAGCAAAGCCAGCTACTATGCATATGGAGTTGTGATGTTTTTTATCCTGACTGTTGGTTTCCTTGGCAACGTTATGACACTGCTCGTGCTCTTCCAACATGAACATCGCAAGAAAGCCATGACTCCTTTTATGGTCAATATCGCATTAGCGGATATCTTCATCATCCTGTTTGGGTACCCAGTGGCCATGAGAGCAAATCTTCGTGGGAAGATTCTTGAGAGTTCTCACTGCAGTTGGGGAGGCTTCGTCAACGGTGCTGTGGGAATATCATCGATTTTCACTCTGACCGAAATGAGTTTCGTATCTTACCATGGACTGAGGCAAGTGAATAGGAGCTCTAGACTTTCACCTTTCCAGGTCGTTTGTTCTGTGGCTGTAGCATGgttgtatggcgttctttgcATGCTACCTCCTTTTCTGGGTTGGAATCGCTTCGTCGTTTCCGCTTCAAGAATTAGTTGCTGTCCTGATTGGTCCGGAAAATCAATTTCGGATGCAGCATATAATCTTTTGCTTgtcttctttggatttgttgCCCCTTTCACAGCAATGACAGTATGCTACTACAAAATTTATAG CTTAGTTCATCGTGCTGTTGTCCCAGGAAACTTGCCGCAAATCCAACTTAGACGGAGACAATCTGAACTAAAAGTTGCAAAAGTGACAGCTATGAATGTAATCGCTTTCCTGTTGAGTTGGGCGCCATATTGTTGCGTCAGCCTAGCTGCGGtatttacaaaacaatttgTACTTGTGGACTGGGAAGCGGAAATCCCTGAATTGTTAGCCAAAGCATCGGTCATATACGGGCCGATCATTTATTCCACAATGCATAGTCGATTTCAAGCAACGTTGTTTCGTATTTTGCACTGTCGTCGGCGTGTAATTTTGGCTCCACAATTTATTACCGATGCCACACGGAACAATTGCAGCGCGCGAATGGCAGCTGATAGGACCCAAGGGACTTCGCACATTGATCAAAGATTTCTTCAACTGCCACTACAAGCTATGAAAAGGAGAGTTACAGTGAGCTATGGTGGGACTGCAATCTGTAAGCGAGAATCGAGTGTTTTTGTCTCTGGATAA